The DNA region GTTGACTGTATATTAAAATAAGATTAACAAATGGTATTGTAGTATTTATACTTTGTCGATGAAGTATTgccacacattaaaaaatgtccacCTGTAACAATTAAGGACAGTGAGGAAGGGAGACATGTCCCCCTCACTTTTCTCAATCTATTTTTGTCCCATAGGTTTAACAGTGTGTTATTTATACACGCACCATTACATAAATAgcattatatatcatatattattCACATAGTTTCAGTTGCAGTTTGTCTGACAACAGACAACCTCACACTTAGCACTCATGGTTAAAAGGATATTAAACTACAAATACTAAAATATACAATGGAAGTCACAATGACGTCTCGCTAAATTTTTCATTCACAAACTCCTAAGTCAACTCCTAAATATGTGTCTTTTCACACAGAACTGGACGCTCTCAATGAGTCAGTCAGcttaattaataacaataaaagtgtCAAGCTTTGGGAAAATTATACCACTGTCCTTCCTGAGTCCTCTGACTAGTGTACTACtactgtgtatttgtatgtttgaccatttcttttcttgttatattttttttttgttttgtcttgttttttgctttttatttatttacctatttatttcCTCATCTGTCTATTTATCTGTATCATCTTTATCATTTGTATGctgcatttttcttgtttttttttttttacctgatttttttcatacatttggTTTGTCAAATATTATAtggagattttattttatttgtatttttttgagaaaactgATGGAACACCGGTCTCTAATACATCTGAGGAAGCACAAATCACCACGACAGGGTTGTAGGCTATAGAGGAAACAGATTTTTACCAGAAAATCTACAAAGGATGTTCATATTAAGATCCAATGATGAGGATCACAGAAGAAAGTTTAATTTCAAGTCAGTGCGCTCTCACTACATTAAAGTAGATGTGTGCTTCAGTATATGGAGTCAAAATTTGGAATTCTCTGGATAATGACTTCAAATGCAGCTCAAATATTATTCAATTTAATAGAAGGTATCAAGAAAAAATTATTAGGACATTATGAACTTTCTGAGTTACAGTAATTTTAATATGACTGTGatttaatgtttctgttgttattgccacatttaatatgattgtaaaaaaaaaaaaaagaaaggtaaacacagaaatgttggTCATTTGTATCTGTCTACAGTAGCTTCTGTTATTAGTAAGAAAGGGGCAGGAATTATACGTTTTTCTTCCTCCTCGTGCTTGTTTATAGCATGTGTAGCATAGAAGTATTATGAGAAAAATGGGCATGGGTTTTTGCTATTGATCTGGCaattacacacactgacatgagcaaataaaccaaatatgaatgcatgaatgatTTTTATCGTTTACCGGCCGCCACTGCAAACACTGGTTAAATGAGATAATACGAAGGGACTGACGGACGCGATCAGCAAAgccatatatttttgttttggcttcaaTTTGAGGATCTGTCAAGTCGTCAAACTTTACAGTCTGTAATCGGAACAGACATACGCGCGTGTGTCACTTAAAACAGTTTCCTCCGTTTTGTTTTGCTAAcgaagctaacgttagctaattCGCTAAAAATGTTAGCGTTAAAATCCAATGATACTCGTACAACAGCTCCCAATTCTGATTAAGAAGGACATGATAACCCTAAATACACATAACACATACACATTATTTATCCCTACAGCAGTAAATACGGTACTTTTTACCTTACCTGATGCGAAGTGTAGGCTGCTGTGTCTTCACTGGGCGGAACTTCAGACCACACGACACAAAACTTAAATCATGATAATCAGTTCCTGTAGGTGGCTGTAAACTTATCCCAGTAACAGTCGCAATCCCGGAGAGTGAGTGACTTATAATATCCTCCTCCACTGTcgaaaaacaagccaaaaaacgTACTAGCTAGTGATAGCTAACGTCtgtcaactttttcttttttttgcttttagctAAGCCCCGCCCACCGCAAACGTCATAGTGCTtacaaacagtaaaatgttcagtgatagtttccattaaccctcaaaacATCATCTACTGCCTAATTATATCCAAAAGTTAATTCAAATGAAGGAAAGTCCATACGATTTGAGAGGAATTTGTATGTTCAAGAAACAGTTATTGAGGACTTATCCAAAATAAGGGTCAACAGATTCTCAGCCTGGATGAtaattggggctgatatttagcattttctgtATGGTGATTTTAATGATTGAATATCGATTACAAATATTGGCTATCTGTCTCgttaactactaataataatacattttatgaatttaaacctgttttttaaaaacaacatatcaaAGGGATATGAGCTTGAAGATCAGACAGGCAAGGTtgcttttaatatatatatatatatatatatatatatatatacacacacacacacacacacacacacacacacacacacacagtagtaaaaattaaattggttcaacaacattttccataatattttatatttttttcataattaagaacatttttttttctttcacattttttatacGAATTTTAAAGTGCCTCAAGAAACTTTTAGCAGAGACACAAGTTTCCCTTTGACGCCAAGCCTCTGGTCCAGTCCAGCAGGTGGCGGTGTTGCACCTAAAACCAGTTTGAAGTTTTCGACTGCCTGTAAATacgacgaagaagaagaagaggttgCAGGGATTGGATCCATATCCGTGTGCGAGGTTAGCGAGACTGTAAACACTTAAGTCTGTCATTACAGCTTTcctttaaatactgtttttgacaATACTTGCAACATCTAGCTGCTAACTCGCAGCTCAGCAGTCGCTGGTATAAACAGGTAGCAGGTGGACAGCTAAGTGGTGTAGCAGCAGCCGTTACAGGCCAGAGACAAGAAGAAACCAGTATGGACTCCTGGGTCCGGTTTAACGCCCAGAGCCAAGCCAAGGAGAGAGTTATAAGGTAATGTTTATTATAAATAACGATAAGGTTTGAAATCTCACTGTAGGTCAGCagcaaatgtttgtgtcaatTTTAAGTTGTCAACAGTCGCTAGTTGGCTAACGTCTCTGCTAACAAACTGGTCAGTTTGATGGTTTAAGCGTTAATTTCTACTTTACAGGTTAACATTTGAAACTGAGTCGCTCtgagtttgtttacattttggattttgtaatTAAAGTCTGTCATCAGTCTGTTAAGTCCACTATGGCTCACAGTTAAGTTAAGACTGACATTCAGCTAACTTTAGGGGACTGATCTGAATGTCAAGAAGTGTGGAGACAATCTGCGAGTTCTCCATGTTGTTTTGACGCTGTTGGTGCATCTGGATCTTTAACTGTAGCTCAACTAAAACATCCAGAGGGGGGAGTTTGCCCCTGAGGGGTATTTCATAAAGCAAGATCGCCTGTTAGACGGGTTTGTTATCAGGGCCCAGTTGCTCAATGAATTTAATCTGGTTTTCTATCCTTGATCAGCTAATCCACTTTACTTTTGTGCCTGTTTTCAAATCAACATTGGGTTTGGATCACTCTGATCTAGGTACAAATTTGTAGTTAACTACCTGCGTAAAGAACTAGTactttaaaggcacagtttacccccaaaatttaaaaaaataaaataaaatttccctACCTGTAGTGCTATGTGTTGGTCAAAATTGTTTGTTGTGAGCTGCTGAATGTTGAAGATTGATGTCTGCCATCTCTCCAGtatagtttcattatattttggagaaggcagacatctctatgactGATATGTCCAATACTCAGCAATTCACAAcaaaatctagattgataaaaacacttcaggaaaaaatacatatttttgattttggggtcaACCAAAACGTTACCCAAACAAGCTGATGAGCGTGTGTGTTGTACACTTACAGGGCTGCTCAGTATGCCTGCACCCTGCTGGGCTACACTCTGCAGAAAGGTGGGGCGGCGGCTGAACTTCGCAGAACCGTCAGTCAGCTGGAAGCACACATGAGCCTAACAAGAAAGTGTGAGTGAAGCAGGCTTTCGAGCTTTTCTCCAAGCATCAAAGCTGAGGGGATTGTGGTtgacgtgtgtttgtgtcccacaGTGCTGCGTCTGGGCAACTCAGTGGAGGCGCTGGAGTCTGCCAAGAGAGCCATACACCTTTCTGACAGCGTGCTGAGGCTCTGCCTGACCATCAGCCACCTCAACAGAGCCATGTACTTCGCTTGTGACAATGTCCTGTGGGCTGGAAAAACAGGCCTCATCTCCAAACTGGACCAGCAAAAATGGAGTCAGAGATCTTTCAGGCAAGTTTCCTTCTTTCGTTGTTTTAGTGACACATGCATCTGAAGCACTTTTACAAGTAACATTATTATACTCTGTGAAGTTAACAGAGGTTGATGTGACACCTTTTAAATGGAATTACACAACAACATAAGTTTGATAGCATCATCCGCATGAGATCGCACATGCCAAAAATATTGAACTTAGGGCAACCAATTCTGTTGCCGTATTGCTTAGAACTTATTTAtcccaaaaaagtgccagtagagGATCCCCACACCCCACGCCAGAGGTCTTAgctaagccccaaatgtcctacaattagagtcatgtcctaaaatcctagaaatatcttgaagtcctagaaatgtcctacaatcagAGATGttgtaaaatccaagaaatttcctaaaatctgaaaaatatactgaagtcctagaaatgttctaaaatcctacaaacgtcatacaaatgtcctcaaatcaaatttgtcataaaatccaagaaacgcagaaaatcacagaaatgtcctacaatcagAGATTTTGTAACATCAGAGACAGAGAGTCCTAAaccgtcctaaaatctttgaaacatgtATGGTGCTGCTGCAACTTGCCCTTGGTCTCCTGTAATtttaagcaaagcaagttgagtatccctgctgtagaGCCTCAAAGCATCATTAACTGTGTGGTTAAAATCTGCAGGTACTACCTCTTTGCTCTGATCCTCAACCTGACTCGAGATGTCTACGAGCTCCGCCTCCTCATTGAGTGTGAGGAGCGTCAAAGAGCCGCCAAATCCCCACCCTCACCCAGCCCCAACACCACGCTGCCCGCTGACCACCTGTCCTCCCCCTCCACGCCTGGAGCTGTCACTTTGCCCGTCATGCTAGCGCCGCTTCGCAGACAGTTCCACCTGCTGGTGACGGTGCTGTACAGCAACCCGCCGCTGCTGCTGGACCTGATGAAGAACAGTTGTGACATCTTCATACCACTAGACCGGCTGGGGATTTACCCCACAGGGTCAGGCTTCGTCGGGGCCTGTGGCCTGGCCTCCTCCGTCCTCTCCATCCTCACTATGGTCCACCCCTGGCTCAAGCTCAAGCCATGACCCCCGGCTCAGAGTGGAGGGGTCCATCTGAGGGGCCACAAGGAGGACTGACATGTGAAACTAACACACAGATCATTCTGTGATCACGTTTTGG from Plectropomus leopardus isolate mb chromosome 18, YSFRI_Pleo_2.0, whole genome shotgun sequence includes:
- the pex11b gene encoding peroxisomal membrane protein 11B, yielding MDSWVRFNAQSQAKERVIRAAQYACTLLGYTLQKGGAAAELRRTVSQLEAHMSLTRKLLRLGNSVEALESAKRAIHLSDSVLRLCLTISHLNRAMYFACDNVLWAGKTGLISKLDQQKWSQRSFRYYLFALILNLTRDVYELRLLIECEERQRAAKSPPSPSPNTTLPADHLSSPSTPGAVTLPVMLAPLRRQFHLLVTVLYSNPPLLLDLMKNSCDIFIPLDRLGIYPTGSGFVGACGLASSVLSILTMVHPWLKLKP